In a genomic window of Candidatus Cybelea sp.:
- a CDS encoding choice-of-anchor tandem repeat GloVer-containing protein: MPTLGQTAKKSSSSGSFKVLHAFKSSRDGKVPVGTLLADNNLLYGTTNFGGSPDKSCYPGIGCGTVFSFDGSTETVVYRFAGLTSGTRPYAGVIDVKGTLYGTTQTGGKKNEGTVYSLTPSGTEHLVVGFTGKNGNDPRAGLTNVNGTIYGTTYYGGAAGVGSVFSVSPSGTEKVIHSFQAGDDGSWPLGTLLYADNVLYGTTSSGGTQRAGTVFKINPNGTGYSVLYTFKAGKTDGAFPFAGLTELNGVLYGTTQQGGAHNKGTAYALTTSGSETVLHSFGEKGDGIEPFDGLTVLNGVLYGTTAYGGTGGKQAGPDVQRKPTSEGTIYSISPSGSEQVLHSFTGGPGGRVPYANLTVMNGALYGVTIWGGNLKGPKGGVGTIFEYTP; the protein is encoded by the coding sequence ATGCCCACGTTGGGCCAAACGGCGAAGAAGAGTTCGAGCAGTGGAAGCTTCAAGGTGCTTCACGCGTTCAAGTCGTCGCGCGACGGGAAAGTGCCCGTGGGTACCTTGCTCGCCGATAACAACCTCCTTTACGGCACGACGAACTTTGGCGGCAGTCCGGACAAAAGCTGCTATCCAGGCATCGGATGCGGAACGGTTTTTTCATTTGACGGAAGCACGGAAACCGTCGTCTACCGGTTTGCGGGCCTCACCTCGGGTACTCGGCCGTACGCCGGCGTCATCGACGTCAAGGGTACGCTCTACGGAACGACGCAAACGGGCGGCAAAAAGAATGAAGGCACCGTCTATTCGCTCACGCCCTCCGGCACCGAGCATTTGGTGGTAGGCTTCACTGGGAAAAACGGCAACGATCCCCGCGCCGGCTTAACGAACGTTAACGGAACGATCTACGGGACGACCTACTATGGGGGCGCAGCGGGCGTCGGTTCCGTTTTCAGCGTCAGCCCATCGGGCACCGAAAAGGTCATTCATAGTTTCCAAGCCGGAGATGACGGCTCTTGGCCGCTCGGTACGCTGCTCTACGCCGACAACGTTCTCTACGGCACGACCTCTTCAGGCGGAACGCAACGCGCCGGAACCGTCTTTAAGATCAATCCCAACGGCACGGGTTACTCCGTTCTCTACACTTTCAAAGCCGGTAAAACGGATGGCGCCTTTCCGTTCGCCGGCTTAACCGAGCTCAACGGAGTTCTGTATGGAACGACGCAGCAAGGCGGAGCGCATAATAAAGGAACGGCGTACGCGCTTACGACCTCGGGATCGGAGACGGTGCTGCACAGCTTTGGCGAAAAGGGCGACGGCATCGAGCCGTTCGACGGCCTGACCGTGCTCAACGGCGTGCTTTACGGCACGACGGCGTACGGCGGCACCGGCGGCAAGCAGGCCGGTCCCGACGTACAGCGCAAGCCCACGAGCGAAGGAACGATCTACTCGATCTCGCCGTCGGGTTCAGAGCAGGTGCTTCACAGTTTCACGGGCGGACCGGGCGGACGCGTTCCGTACGCCAACCTTACCGTGATGAACGGCGCGCTCTACGGCGTGACGATCTGGGGCGGCAATCTGAAAGGCCCCAAGGGTGGGGTCGGAACGATCTTCGAGTACACTCCGTAA
- a CDS encoding alkaline phosphatase family protein — MTISNFLRYAFTCWTAAIVLASCGGNAPSSSLPAARLPFGAQRHTASSPIKHIVLMIQENRSFNDLFATFPGADGTTTGQAVPNSNCSPPISGGALALKEMPLVLTKDLNHSWKSGYSIAYDGGKLDAFDLIRFGGVGLFECTYPYQYTDPTQVKPYWTLASQYALAEHMFTTQASDSFTAHQDLIRGGTVVERNKALVDDPTCGTCWWGCDATPGTATHLITPGNEFVKVGPFPCSNKFKNKYLTLRDRLDAKSITWMYYAPPSSQIDGKLWSAFDVVYPVRYGPEWTSNISTPETKILSDVQSGKLAAVSWVIPEGGNSDHPFTKMGGKYTDNGPEWIATVVNAIGQSSYWDSTAIIVVWDDWGGFYDNRAGKLGKYAGPGERVPMLVISPYAKAGYISKTNYEFGSILKYIEQNWSLGTLNTTDKSSKSIVDCFNYKQSPIPFQPIVSSLGKSYFMHEKHSYLAPDTDW; from the coding sequence ATGACCATTTCGAATTTCTTGCGTTACGCGTTTACGTGCTGGACGGCCGCCATCGTGCTCGCCTCTTGCGGCGGCAACGCACCGTCGTCGTCGCTTCCTGCCGCTCGGCTGCCGTTCGGCGCTCAGAGGCATACGGCGAGTTCCCCGATTAAGCACATCGTCCTCATGATCCAGGAGAATCGAAGCTTCAACGATCTTTTTGCGACATTTCCTGGAGCCGACGGAACGACGACCGGCCAAGCCGTGCCCAATTCGAACTGCAGCCCGCCGATCTCAGGTGGCGCGCTGGCCCTTAAAGAGATGCCGCTGGTCCTCACCAAGGACCTGAACCACTCGTGGAAGAGCGGGTACTCGATTGCGTACGATGGCGGCAAGCTGGACGCTTTCGATTTGATCCGGTTCGGCGGGGTCGGATTGTTCGAATGCACGTACCCTTATCAGTATACCGACCCTACGCAGGTCAAACCGTATTGGACGCTGGCTTCGCAGTACGCCCTGGCGGAGCACATGTTCACGACCCAGGCGAGCGACAGTTTTACGGCACACCAAGATCTGATCAGAGGCGGCACGGTCGTCGAACGTAACAAAGCATTGGTAGACGATCCCACCTGCGGCACGTGTTGGTGGGGCTGCGACGCCACCCCGGGAACGGCGACGCATCTCATCACTCCGGGTAATGAGTTTGTGAAAGTAGGCCCCTTCCCGTGCTCCAACAAGTTCAAAAATAAGTATCTCACGCTTCGCGATCGGCTCGATGCGAAAAGCATAACGTGGATGTATTACGCGCCGCCATCGAGCCAGATTGACGGTAAGTTGTGGAGCGCGTTTGACGTCGTCTATCCCGTGCGATATGGACCCGAATGGACGAGTAATATCTCGACCCCCGAGACGAAAATTTTGAGCGACGTCCAGTCCGGCAAGCTGGCGGCGGTGTCGTGGGTCATACCTGAGGGGGGCAACTCCGATCATCCGTTCACCAAAATGGGCGGCAAATACACGGACAACGGCCCCGAGTGGATCGCCACCGTCGTCAATGCGATCGGCCAGAGTTCGTACTGGGACTCAACGGCGATTATTGTCGTCTGGGACGACTGGGGCGGCTTTTACGACAATAGAGCCGGGAAGCTGGGCAAGTACGCCGGCCCCGGAGAACGTGTGCCGATGCTCGTTATATCTCCTTACGCAAAAGCGGGCTACATTTCCAAGACCAACTACGAGTTTGGCAGCATTCTGAAGTACATCGAGCAAAACTGGAGTCTCGGCACGCTGAATACGACGGATAAGTCGTCGAAGAGCATCGTCGACTGTTTCAACTACAAGCAGTCGCCGATTCCGTTCCAGCCGATCGTCTCAAGCTTAGGCAAATCGTACTTCATGCATGAGAAGCATTCGTATCTCGCGCCCGACACCGACTGGTAG